One genomic segment of Hevea brasiliensis isolate MT/VB/25A 57/8 chromosome 3, ASM3005281v1, whole genome shotgun sequence includes these proteins:
- the LOC110633667 gene encoding uncharacterized protein LOC110633667 isoform X2, protein MINKFVPFLFFLIDLVLNCSLLQSRFPKRRSPLSSMNTPPQANTDPPQSTSSTKTVRAVIKGRVQRVFYRNWTVENATQLGLKGWVRNRRDGSVEALFAGDSDKVQEMEKRCRRGPPAAKVTAFQVFPCDDDPGTVFQRKPTV, encoded by the exons ATGATCAACAAATTTGttccatttctcttctttcttatTGACCTTGTCTTAAACTGCTCTCTCTTACAATCTCGTTTTCCTAAACGTCGCTCTCCTTTGTCCTCTATGAACACTCCTCCTCAAGCCAATACTGACCCACCTCAGTCTACCTCCTCAACAAAAACG GTGAGGGCCGTGATCAAGGGGAGGGTGCAAAGAGTGTTCTATAGGAACTGGACAGTGGAGAATGCCACCCAGTTGGGGTTGAAAGGTTGGGTTAGGAATAGGAGGGATGGTTCTGTGGAAGCACTCTTCGCTGGGGATTCTGATAAGGTGCAAGAGATGGAGAAGAGGTGCCGCCGTGGTCCACCTGCTGCTAAGGTTACTGCCTTCCAAGTGTTTCCTTGCGATGATGACCCTGGAACTGTGTTCCAGCGCAAACCAACCGTTTGA
- the LOC110633654 gene encoding uncharacterized protein LOC110633654 translates to MAIKLDFHKAYDSVNWDFLVLVMKEMGFRDKWLGWIKQCITTVQYAVLASMDEAAHIKSMLESFSLSSGQKINPHKLDITFSSNSPTRIRREIENLFQIPNSGSLSKYLGLPVEWGRSKKQALSFLKEVLLKAVVQAIPSFVMSVFKLPVGLIGELHQMVAKFWWRNSLDRGTIHGLSWNKLSWNKREGGMGFKDLSLFNLVLLAKQAWRIIKNSQALWVQILKGIFFPYSDFLDAQRGYHPSWGWNNVLDGQDALKNGLRWNITGRAFINAWNDPWIPTLRNFKINNLHPYDSPIIYVADLINGASKKWDPCILRDSFTMEECEEIMKILLGNSAPKLTTWFGSRLGFSPNEIGFSTFGDWWQRLQEVLNSSDRYVLCLAGLICWNIWKMRNAAIFNYSPPNPVLTIRKAQNAVEEVRSLVTPQHHSQLSSNASPAPLQVRWIASNLGSVKVNVNASFKSDNSMAGYGIIVRNAEGSMIDGCAATFTALSPLGIEGVALREAVLFVINRGYSSVILESDSQLLIKLLSDMSLPIPWEIQAVMHDLRVMLDSYPLFSVCYVLRDANSCANWLALLLELAPCFRVGVLIPLSS, encoded by the exons ATGGCTATTAAGTTAGACTTTCATAAGGCGTATGACAGTGTAAACTGGGACTTCTTGGTTTTGGTGATGAAGGAAATGGGCTTCCGTGATAAGTGGTTGGGGTGGATAAAGCAATGCATCACTACTGTTCAATACGCTGTTTTA GCATCTATGGATGAAGCAGCTCATATTAAGTCTATGTTGGAATCTTTCAGTTTGTCTTCAGGCCAGAAAATTAATCCTCATAAGTTAGACATCACTTTCAGCAGTAACTCTCCTACCCGCATACGAAGGGAGATAGAAAATTTGTTCCAAATCCCAAACTCAGGATCTTTGTCCAAGTACCTTGGATTGCCAGTTGAATGGGGTCGTTCTAAGAAGCAAGCTCTATCTTTCTTAAAAG AAGTCCTTCTCAAAGCAGTTGTGCAAGCGATTCCTTCCTTTGTAATGTCAGTTTTTAAGCTTCCAGTTGGATTGATCGGGGAATTGCATCAGATGGTAGCAAAATTTTGGTGGCGCAATTCATTGGATAGAGGGACTATTCACGGGTTAAGTTGGAATAAACTTTCCTGGAACAAGCGTGAAGGAGGGATGGGCTTCAAAGATCTCAGCTTGTTTAATTTAGTTCTCCTAGCAAAACAGGCTTGGAGAATTATAAAGAATTCCCAAGCTCTGTGGGTGCAAATATTGAAAggaattttttttccttattcTGATTTTCTTGATGCTCAGAGAGGCTATCATCCCTCCTGGGGCTGGAACAATGTGTTGGATGGGCAGGACGCACTGAAAAATGGTTTGAGATGGAACATTACGGGACGTGCTTTTATTAATGCTTGGAATGATCCGTGGATTCCAACTTTAcgtaattttaaaattaacaatttgCACCCCTATGATAGTCCTATAATTTATGTGGCAGACCTCATCAATGGGGCGTCTAAGAAATGGGATCCATGCATATTAAGAGATTCTTTCACAATGGAGGAATGTGAGGAAATTATGAAGATTCTGTTGGGGAACTCTGCCCCAAAGCTAA CAACATGGTTTGGATCTAGATTGGGTTTTTCTCCTAATGAGATTGGCTTTTCTACTTTTGGTGATTGGTGGCAACGATTGCAAGAAGTATTGAATTCTAGTGATAGATATGTTCTTTGCTTAGCTGGTTTAATTTGTTGGAACATTTGGAAAATGCGAAATGCTGCTATTTTTAATTATTCTCCACCGAATCCAGTTTTGACTATCCGTAAAGCCCAGAATGCTGTTGAAGAGGTGCGATCATTGGTTACTCCGCAACATCATTCTCAGCTGTCAAGTAATGCTTCCCCAGCTCCTTTGCAGGTTAGATGGATTGCTTCTAATCTGGGTTCTGTAAAAGTTAATGTCAATGCATCTTTTAAGAGTGACAATTCAATGGCTGGGTATGGGATTATTGTGCGCAATGCAGAGGGTAGTATGATAGATGGATGTGCTGCTACGTTTACTGCTCTCTCCCCTTTGGGTATCGAAGGTGTAGCGTTAAGAGAGGCTGTCCTTTTTGTTATCAACAGAGGCTACTCATCAGTAATTCTGGAGTCAGACTCTCAGCTTCTTATTAAGTTGCTGTCAGATATGTCCCTTCCCATTCCATGGGAGATCCAAGCTGTTATGCATGACCTTCGTGTAATGTTGGATTCCTATCCTTTGTTTTCAGTTTGTTATGTCCTTAGAGATGCTAATAGTTGTGCTAATTGGTTGGCATTACTGTTAGAGTTGGCTCCCTGCTTCAGGGTTGGAGTTCTAATCCCTCTCAGCAGTTAG